Below is a genomic region from Rosa chinensis cultivar Old Blush chromosome 5, RchiOBHm-V2, whole genome shotgun sequence.
AATGCGATGGTGGTGCTAGGCTAGACCGAAAAGTGGCCATGGGAGGACATGGACTGCGGCCGCGGTGCTGGGTTGGACCGAAAAGCGGCCATGGGAGAACATGGGCGGCGGCAGTGGTTTTGGGCTAGACCAGAAAGTGGCCACAACATCAAAATCCTTGTCGAATCCAGGTTGAGGGTGGGAGAGGACACGAGCTGCAGATCCTCATCAGCACCACCTCCTTCATCGCCACCCCCATCTTTGACCATCATTCCTTGGACCATGATTTCAGTTTCCACCCCAACAACTTTATCAACCCCTCGTCCTTGAACAATTTCCATCACAGTCAAACGCATTCTCCTTTTTCACCCAACAGAAATCCTGCTATCAATTATCAATTTGATTTagggagaatttcacaaatggtctctcaactatgactcattcgacactttggtcactgaagtttcaaatatatcactttggtcactcaactattacactgtcaatcacttaagtcacccaaagagtattttttataatttttttaatgaaaaaaattaataaagttacttaagtgattgacagtgtaatagttgagtgaccaaagtgatatatttgaaacttcagtgaccaaagtgtcgaatgagtcatagttgagtgaccatttgtgaaattttctctttgatttATGACAATTCCAATCTCTCACCATCAATATGAATTGCAACAATAGCCTCAATGATTTCAGCAAAACAGGAAAACAACTGAAGCATGAAGTGGTAACAGTTCATTTGAAAGGCAATACACACAATTTCATCCGAAGTATAGAAGCCAACCCAAATCATCAAATTCCAAACCTCTTCTTATCTTTTTGGGTTTCTTTCCCCCTTTGCTTTTCTGGATTTTCTTCCCCAATTCAATTCCAATCTCATCCCACCTAGTTAACTTGaaactaaagaaaaatcaaacccATTCCTTCTTTCTGAAAACCTTATAATGCTTCTATGATGAAAACCCCATTTCTTGACcattcttcctctcttttttggtCCAGCCCAGCACCGCCGCTGCCACCCATGTCCTCCACGGGCCTCCAAGAGGACATGGGCGGTAGTTCCATCTTTTTTCATATATGATTTACAGAAGCGAGATaggggggaagaagaagaagaagtagctaGAAAGAGAGAGGATTTGAAGCTGAAAATCTGTTAGAGAAAGCAAAGAGGAAGAACCTGCCTACAAATTCTATTTCTTGCTGGACTAGAATCGATTCAAAGAAGAGCCAATGCTTagggtggaaaaaaaaaagcatgaaAGGACGAAAATGCCCTTCTAAAATTGTCAGCTGGTAAGTTCCGTAACGGAGGTAACGGCAATATGTACCAATCCTCGATCGGGCACAGAACCTCAGgcaccaaagtgatatttttttaagttcaggtagcaaaagttataaggaggaaaagttcaagtaccatacggaccattttccttaaatggtaatatatatatatatatattagtttaaGAGGTTTTCACAAGCCTTAAGTGACGGCTACTAGCAAATCAAGACACACCAAATTTGTTAGAACATAAGTGAACTGAATTCCACCATATATCAAACATAAATTAATTGTTATTATAATGTAAGGATCATTATCTGTTGAGACATGAAATATTTGTCAAACGTTAATATTTGTTTATGACCTCCATGCCGTATATATCTATGTATGGTTATGATTATGAAAACATCTTGAAATGCATCTTTGTACGTAGACATAAAAATCTAGAGATAGATTCCCATAACGGTAACTAGTTTTATTCTTGTCATTTTAATAGAAATCAacatttttcttgttttaccTAGAAAGTTATTAGGCCTTGCTTAAGCGGGACCTGAAAGCAAATTCAAAACCTTTTCTAAATTAACACATATAATAACCTGGTGATGGCATTCGGAGAACTTGAGAAATTAATGCACACCTTTGTCTTTAAGAAGTGGGTAAGACTTAACAATAATCAATTAAGAAGCCTGATAATTTCTGAACGCGGTTCACGCGCctctccttttctctctgtgaAATCAAATCCTTGCTACATCTTGACTCTGATTCTTCGACGTTGACCCTACCATCTCCGGCACCATTTGGGCTTCTTGAGTGGACTGGTGGCGACGTCGATGTTTGTCTTCTCCGCCCTTCCACAGGGAAGTGGCGGAGTTGAGGATAACTCATTTTTgcagcaaaaaagaagaagaatggggCCGATATTAGTGGGACCTTGAAGCGCTACAAATGGAGGAACCGGACTCCACTGTGCAACATACTTCTGCCTCAAATTCCCCTATGAGCTATGTGTATACATTGAAGAATCAGGTGGATCGATTTACGCAAACCATGACAGAGGAATTTGTGATGATGGAGGATGATTACTCCTTTTCTGAAGGTACTCATGGTCATGAATGTTTCATTCTCTGGAAAAGTTCACAATAAACTTGATTTTGATTGGCAATGTGCTATGATTGTTAAGCTAATGGGAAAACCAAATTCCACTAACACTTTCGATTTCTTGTTGAGAGGATTGAGGCGTAAATGGCAGTTAAAGGGGGGTTGGTGACTGATTGATCTTCCTAACGACTAATTTATTGTCAAATTCAATCTGGATGAGGACATGAACCATGCTCTTTGTGGAAGACCATGGATTTTATCTGGGCAAACTTTGGTGGTTCAAAAGTGGAGGCCAGATTTTGATCCTATGATTGCGAATATTGGCAAAATGGCTCTATGTGTACGAATTTGTGGGTTACCTGTTAAATTATTCAAAAACTATACTATTGCTGCCATTGGTAAGATTTTTGGGACTGTTGTTAAGGTTGATCAGGTAACAATTGGTCAAGCTAGGGGCAAATTTGCTCATGTGTGTATCGAAGTGGATCTGAGTAAACCATTGAGGCCATTTGTGGAAGTGGAAGGTGTTGCTTATGGAGTTTTTTATGATGGTATATCTATTATTTGTTTTGAATGTGGATGTTATGGTCACGTGAAAGACAAATGTCCATATGTTCATCAAGACAATGGTTCTAAAGATCAGATTAATGAAGCTGTCATAAATGAAAATGTATCTATTGTTGCTAATGGATCCCAAGCTACTGCATGAGAACAAGAGATGGAAACTAATTATAAGACCTCTGATGTTCCCTCTTTTTAGATTAGTGTGCTGAAAGGGGATATGGGGTCTTGGATGTTAATGACATACAAGAATAAAAAGAAGGTTTCTACTGAAAATGGTAGTACTAAGAAAGTTCAAATATCTGGTTCCAGGTTTAATGTGCTTCAGGATCAAAATGGTGATGAGCATACTGATAATGGGGACTCTGCTACAGTTGACGTAGACCTATTATTACAACCACCCCTCCCATTGTTAAACTTTGGAAGAATTTCCAAGACAAGGCTTTGAAGAGTATAGAATTGAAGATTATTAGTGGCAAGGTTGTTGAAAAGAGTAAGGATAAGCAGGTTATGAATGAGAAGACACAAAGGCTAAAAGCTAAAGTACCTACTAGGCTCTCAATGAAGGATGTATCAAATAAAGTTTCCGGATCATCTAGCAATCGATCTAATGCTACTGTGAAGTATCAAAGGAAGCATAGAGCCATTAATTCTCTTGGAGTTACTAACCTTGATCCTCATGTCTCATTTGTGGTTAGCCAGGAGAAGTGACTTGATgcataaactctcgcaagcatacgaatcgtgtcaagatagggaagtattaagcccataattatcgtaccacggggattagtggctaacccacaatccttgggtagtctGAACTAAAGTCTCTAAGCAAATAAATGGAAAATAGAGTGAATAAAAatactaatctaaggcaccaagacATGCAATGCTCgactttgattttcaccaaagcctaatcaaaactaagaacttAGTGATGGAAAGcaactaataaaaatgcaaagaaattaataaaagtgtaaccaaataaatgggaatgtcgggtgtttGGGAGGTTCATTCACCCAAATattatgtgtcggaagctaatctaatgtagatgcaaatctcctactttggcggtagtcgtatccaaggcggttcaagcctcaaggaccgaaattccctttcatggtattcctactcggGTTCAatggtcgtaggaactcacttgacatgaattagagccggtccaagggtctctaattcacatcaagagacttagagatcgaggaattagactgctaagcgacccgcccacgcaatcacgcaacgggtgtaaatcaccatgcttataactcctcgaatatgaaattgaaggtttctaacttaggaattagagggggtcaagcctctaactccgtcctagacatgctgaaaatacacaccctagagttgactaggctcctagacatgcattttaacccaacaaaaatagatataagcatccatcatatgaaaattgcatcattatattaaattaaacatcttttacacaaaatttgcgTTAGGGCACGCAACCCTAACCcctaacaagaaaattactcacaacccataattatgaacatcaaagatacaaaattcaaagggaaAACAGTAtggaagtgtaggagaaaacaaaaataatcacaaatagctaaaaagctagcatgactagtcttgaattacaactcccacaattacccaagtcttgaatcttgtagagataGTAGCTTTTGATGAATTCTTGAAGTTTTGGGTGAGTAATTCTTTTAGTCCctaaactaaaactaaaacaaaatggaaaatggaggaagaaggtGGAGAAGAGagtgagagcagcccaaaggctgCCCCTGTTTTGGTATGTGTGGCTGCTCTGTGTGTGTTCCTCTCATAGTAGCAGAGATGGTTGTATATATATCTCCCTCCTGCTAAGAAATGGACGCTTGGAttcagtggcggatccaggattttTTCTTAGGTAAGGCAAGATTCAAATTAAGTTAgtaagatattaaaaaaaaaaatgaaaaaaaaatgtttatcaATACTAATTCAAGTCACTTGAAAATGCTaactccataaaaaaaaaaaaaaaactacattacAAGTTTTCAATCAACGAGACGGTAATTGTCCACGGCGCGATCTCATATTTTGAAAACGCTGCATTATAGCATCATTACCAATGCTATTGAATATATCTTTCTCAATGTAAACAAGCAAACTATCATTCATCCATTGATCTCCCATTCTATTACGAAGTGGATTCTTCACAATGTTCATAGTTGAGAATACTCTTTCCACTGAAGCTGTTGCAACCGGTAGAACTAAAGCCAAAGTTAGAAGCTTGTAGACTGATACATGTGTTTTGTGCTTTCCTGTCTCCACCAATTttttagcaagactaccaattCCTTTCAATTGAGAAAATTCACTGTTGGATCGCATTTCATTAAGATAAATATCAAGCTTGTCTTCAAGTGATAAGACATCTCTTTCAGAAAAATCTCTTGGATAGAATTTGGCAAGACGGAGTAACTTTTGCTTATCAAAAGCGGAGAATAAATTATCTGGACTTAAACTTGCAACACAAACAAGAAGCTCAGAGTTTACCTCATTAAAACGGTCATTCAAGTCTGAAAGCTGTCTATCAATCACAGTATAAAAGACCTCCACTCGATAATGATGAAGGTTTGTTATTTTTTCAGCTCTCCGTTGGGATTTCCCTTGAGCAACAAAGACATCATCCATATTGGGAATCTTGATACCATGCTTGCCACAAAAAGAATAAACCTTGTCAAGAAAAGTTTCCCATTCACATTCGTCTTCCCTCATTGTTTGTAGTTGTTGCTTGCATGCCTTGACTAAATCCATAGCATTGACAATATCGTGATCATTCTTTTGTAATGCTTGTGATAAATCATTCGTGACTCCTAACACTTGTCTCATTAAAAATAGACAAAATATGAAGTCAAACGATTTCACTTGTGCTAACAAAAGATTACCTTCCCCTCTCTGATCAGGATATGTTCCATCTTCAATAATCATTTCAATCATCTTAATTGTGGAAGAAAACATAGAAATAATACTCAGTAAGGTGCCGTAATGTGAACCCCAACGTGTATCACTAGGACGTTTgagagtagtttcttgattcaaCCCTTTTCCACTTAAAAGCTCATCATTGTGAAGAGCTTCCATAACTTCATTCTGTTGTTGCTCTCGAAGAAGATCACGACATTTACAAGATGCTCCAACAATGTTAACCACTCTTGtcactaagaaaaaaaaaggaagcaacGGGAACATGATTTTTAGCTAAAGCAACAAGGGCAAGTTGAAGTTGATGTGCAAAACAATGAACATAAAATGCACAATCATTTTCTTTCAAGATAAGTGCCTTAGGACCATTGAACTCACCTTGCATATTACTAGCCCCATCATAGCCCTGTCCTCGAAGATTTGATATGCTCAACCCATTTCTGGAGAATAACTCGTCTATTGCAAGTTTTAAGGACCGTGCATCAGTGCTTTTAACATGTTGGATGCCAACAAACCTTTCAATTACCTGGCCTTTATCGTCTACATAGCGAAGAACAACTGCCATCTGCTCTTTTATTGAATGATCTCGTGCTTCATCAACCAAAATAGAGAATGGTGCATCACCCATATCAAACATGATTACATTAAGAGTTTCAACTGCACCTGCATTTATAATATCTTTCTGTATAACAGGTGATGTTAACTGTAGATTTCTAGGAGCATTTTCAAAGGCAACAGCCTTCACACTGTCATTATGTTCAGTAAGAAATTCTAGAAGTTCAAGAAAGTTTCCTCTGTTGTTAGAGGATTCAGATTCATCATGACCACGAAAAGCAAGACCTTGCCGCAACAAGAAACGAACACAATCAATTGAAGCATTCAAGAGAGTGTAATAGTTATGCTTAGAGGATTCCAATTGACGACTAATAACTGACTCAAGATGTTGTTTCTGATTCATTAGAGCTTGGCAATTTAGTAAAGCTTGGTTGTGAACACTACCCAAACCTTCAACATGATCTTGAAGTCCTTTTTTATTCTTCCAATTAAAGAAGCCTTTGCAGGTAAATTTATCACCGCCTCCTTGGTCACCATGATGTGGTTTAAAGAGATAACAACAGAGACAAAACACAGCATCATTTTCTATGCTATACTCTAACCATTCAGGATGTTCATCAAACCAAGAAGGGACAAAACGTCGTTTTGTTCCACTTATTAATGTTTGGGGAAACTCATGGTTTCGAGGCTGACAAGGACCCTTGAGAAAATAATGGCGTTGAACTTCATCACGAATATTTGGATCATAATCCAAGATACGCTTTCGACGTGCAGGGTCTGAAGGAAGATTATCCAAAATTGCTTCAAGTTCATCTTTCTTTGAGCTTTCACTATCAACATTGTTCTTCGTAGAAGATGAAGTCTCCTTTGGTCTCGATACTTTTTTAAAATATCTCTTCATAACTGTTATCATTGAATTTTACGCATAAAAGATATTGCCATAAAATAATGAAATGCATACAAATGGATAAACTAATTCTAATTTGATGAAGTTCACTAGTTCAATAGCATAAATGGATTGTGTATTTGTGTTAAAGTTCAGTAGCATAATTTGATGAAATCCAATAGCATAATTGCATAAATATGGTCAGTAGCTATGTAAATGTGAATCAAAGCATCATCATCAAAGGATTCAAAGCATAATGGGTCAAGCTGTTAGCTGTCAATGTGATTATGTGAAGGATGTAGAAGGATGTAATAAGCCCTGGACTTTGAGACATTGAAAAGTTTCAAAGCATCATCATCATTCATCAAACGTCAcgatcccaaaaaaaaaaaaaaaaaaatgaagaaaaaaacttACTTGATTGTCAATGGATCAATTGCAATATTCAATTCTTCAATTGTCAAACAAATCTAAAGAATAGGGCTAAAGAGAGATATGGAAGCC
It encodes:
- the LOC112203614 gene encoding uncharacterized protein LOC112203614: MNHALCGRPWILSGQTLVVQKWRPDFDPMIANIGKMALCVRICGLPVKLFKNYTIAAIGKIFGTVVKVDQVTIGQARGKFAHVCIEVDLSKPLRPFVEVEGVAYGVFYDGISIICFECGCYGHVKDKCPYVHQDNGSKDQINEAVINENISVLKGDMGSWMLMTYKNKKKVSTENGSTKKVQISGSRFNVLQDQNGDEHTDNGDSATVDNFQDKALKSIELKIISGKVVEKSKDKQVMNEKTQRLKAKVPTRLSMKDVSNKVSGSSSNRSNATVKYQRKHRAINSLGVTNLDPHVSFVVSQEK
- the LOC112203615 gene encoding zinc finger MYM-type protein 1-like yields the protein MKRYFKKVSRPKETSSSTKNNVDSESSKKDELEAILDNLPSDPARRKRILDYDPNIRDEVQRHYFLKGPCQPRNHEFPQTLISGTKRRFVPSWFDEHPEWLEYSIENDAVFCLCCYLFKPHHGDQGGGDKFTCKGFFNWKNKKGLQDHVEGLGSVHNQALLNCQALMNQKQHLESVISRQLESSKHNYYTLLNASIDCVRFLLRQGLAFRGHDESESSNNRGNFLELLEFLTEHNDSVKAVAFENAPRNLQLTSPVIQKDIINAGAVETLNVIMFDMGDAPFSILVDEARDHSIKEQMAVVLRYVDDKGQVIERFVGIQHVKSTDARSLKLAIDELFSRNGLSISNLRGQGYDGASNMQVTRVVNIVGASCKCRDLLREQQQNEVMEALHNDELLSGKGLNQETTLKRPSDTRWGSHYGTLLSIISMFSSTIKMIEMIIEDGTYPDQRGEGNLLLAQVKSFDFIFCLFLMRQVLGVTNDLSQALQKNDHDIVNAMDLVKACKQQLQTMREDECEWETFLDKVYSFCGKHGIKIPNMDDVFVAQGKSQRRAEKITNLHHYRVEVFYTVIDRQLSDLNDRFNEVNSELLVCVASLSPDNLFSAFDKQKLLRLAKFYPRDFSERDVLSLEDKLDIYLNEMRSNSEFSQLKGIGSLAKKLVETGKHKTHVSVYKLLTLALVLPVATASVERVFSTMNIVKNPLRNRMGDQWMNDSLLVYIEKDIFNSIGNDAIMQRFQNMRSRRGQLPSR